Proteins from a genomic interval of Sphingomonas sp. Y38-1Y:
- a CDS encoding DUF5360 family protein, with translation MSRRLAAALLVTDLAFLVYWSASTLQLVGVANAPADMMYADYVEPRVVAWNWSFLPLDFAFVLTGLAALSASRGGLASWRTLAIVSLTLTATAGGMAVSYWTLLAEFDPAWFLPNLAILLWPFAFLPDLVRQEGALSSDPSSPARSGDPE, from the coding sequence ATGTCCCGTAGGCTCGCCGCCGCGCTGCTCGTCACCGATCTGGCGTTCCTCGTCTACTGGTCGGCATCGACGCTGCAGCTCGTCGGCGTCGCCAACGCTCCCGCCGACATGATGTATGCCGACTATGTGGAGCCGCGCGTTGTCGCCTGGAACTGGTCGTTTCTGCCACTCGACTTCGCTTTCGTGCTGACCGGCCTTGCCGCGCTCTCCGCATCGCGGGGAGGCTTAGCCTCCTGGCGCACGCTCGCGATCGTCTCGCTGACGCTCACCGCGACCGCCGGCGGCATGGCGGTAAGCTACTGGACGCTGCTGGCTGAGTTCGACCCGGCGTGGTTCCTGCCCAATCTGGCTATCCTGCTCTGGCCGTTTGCCTTCCTGCCCGACCTCGTCCGGCAGGAAGGTGCCCTGTCCTCTGACCCAAGCTCGCCCGCACGTTCTGGCGATCCGGAATGA
- a CDS encoding VirB3 family type IV secretion system protein has product METIDPGAAIPGYFAPVHRALTEQILLGGAPRSVAIVNGTLAGAVGLGLRLWLVGLLIWAVGHAAAVWAARRDPQFLEVGRRHMRYPAYLRA; this is encoded by the coding sequence ATGGAGACGATCGATCCCGGCGCGGCCATTCCAGGCTATTTCGCGCCTGTCCACCGCGCGCTGACCGAACAGATTCTGCTCGGCGGTGCGCCGCGCTCGGTCGCGATCGTCAACGGCACGCTCGCTGGCGCCGTCGGCCTCGGCCTTCGGCTGTGGCTGGTCGGACTGCTCATCTGGGCGGTCGGCCACGCCGCCGCCGTCTGGGCGGCGCGCCGGGACCCGCAATTCCTCGAAGTCGGGCGGCGTCACATGCGCTATCCCGCCTATCTTCGCGCGTGA
- a CDS encoding alpha/beta fold hydrolase, with product MRLLISGIAKNTAGIGQLQQLYAAFDAGQGQALAPVLYDFFLKEPPTLSGMPELMDVASGISDARLERVAREGRDAIVGTATNFPMPQLARALPQMDLGPTFRSDVRSSVPTLVLSGDLDLRTPVEEQAEAIAGLANATRVTVRGGGHDLFEAHPGITGVIADFFAGRPVTATELTVPTPSGPAGGR from the coding sequence TTGCGCTTGCTGATCAGCGGCATCGCCAAGAACACGGCCGGCATCGGGCAGCTTCAGCAACTCTATGCCGCCTTCGACGCCGGTCAGGGCCAGGCGCTGGCACCGGTCCTCTACGACTTCTTCCTCAAGGAGCCGCCGACGCTTTCCGGCATGCCCGAGCTGATGGACGTCGCATCGGGCATCAGCGATGCGAGGCTGGAGCGGGTCGCCCGCGAGGGCCGGGACGCGATCGTGGGAACCGCGACCAACTTTCCGATGCCGCAGCTCGCACGCGCGTTGCCGCAGATGGACCTCGGTCCGACCTTCCGGTCGGACGTGCGGTCCTCCGTTCCCACGCTCGTCCTCAGCGGTGACTTGGATCTGCGCACGCCGGTCGAGGAGCAGGCCGAAGCGATCGCCGGGCTTGCGAACGCCACCAGGGTGACGGTCCGCGGCGGCGGGCACGACCTCTTCGAGGCGCACCCCGGCATAACCGGTGTGATCGCCGACTTCTTCGCGGGTCGGCCGGTCACCGCGACCGAACTGACCGTGCCGACCCCGAGCGGACCGGCGGGCGGCCGATGA
- a CDS encoding alpha/beta fold hydrolase has protein sequence MTMTMHVVNGLRKMGRRLIRLLAVAAVDAAIAGTVASAQPPASPLAEAGGRTAPTLRTTPHAFKLRDGSVLAAERGEFEVLERRSDPSSRRIRIGFVRFRSTSSHPGAPIVYLAGGPGGSGIDAAKGPRQPIFLTLRALGDVIALDQRGVGISNAIPSCRADAALDPADGLSEATLTRHHRGALLKCVGRWKAAGVAVEGYTTTENADDVEDLRRALGVPKLRLWGISYGTHLALEVMRRHPGSVDRAALASVEGMDQTVKLPARVDAALARLASTVDAGSASTSLLATMRRVHARLDAKSELMTVDAAHDGGGVGFDGFVET, from the coding sequence ATGACGATGACGATGCATGTTGTGAATGGCTTGAGGAAGATGGGTCGCCGGCTGATCCGGCTGCTCGCTGTGGCGGCGGTCGACGCGGCGATAGCCGGGACGGTCGCTTCGGCGCAGCCACCAGCCTCTCCCCTGGCGGAGGCCGGAGGCCGGACCGCACCCACGTTGCGGACAACGCCGCACGCGTTCAAGTTGCGGGACGGTTCCGTCCTTGCCGCAGAACGTGGCGAGTTCGAGGTGCTGGAGCGTCGATCCGATCCGTCGTCGCGACGCATCCGGATCGGCTTCGTCAGGTTCCGCTCGACCAGCTCGCACCCCGGTGCCCCGATCGTCTATCTCGCCGGCGGTCCCGGCGGATCAGGCATCGACGCCGCCAAGGGCCCGCGCCAGCCGATCTTCCTGACGCTCCGAGCGCTTGGCGACGTGATCGCGCTGGATCAGCGCGGCGTCGGCATCTCGAACGCGATCCCTTCGTGCCGGGCGGACGCAGCCCTCGATCCGGCAGACGGACTCTCGGAGGCGACGCTGACCCGCCATCATCGCGGCGCGCTGCTGAAATGCGTCGGGCGGTGGAAGGCGGCCGGCGTCGCCGTTGAGGGATACACGACGACAGAGAACGCCGACGACGTTGAGGACCTTCGCCGGGCGCTCGGCGTGCCGAAGCTCAGGCTGTGGGGCATTTCCTACGGCACCCATCTCGCGCTGGAGGTCATGCGGCGGCACCCTGGCAGCGTCGATCGCGCCGCACTCGCCTCGGTCGAGGGCATGGACCAGACGGTCAAGCTGCCGGCCCGCGTCGACGCGGCACTTGCCCGGCTGGCGAGTACGGTTGACGCCGGATCGGCATCCACCAGCCTGCTCGCGACCATGCGACGGGTTCACGCCCGACTGGACGCCAAGTCCGAGCTCATGACGGTAGACGCCGCGCACGATGGGGGCGGTGTTGGTTTCGACGGGTTCGTAGAAACTTGA
- a CDS encoding DUF736 domain-containing protein: MANIGSFKKVGEEYQGSIVTLSVQAKGVRIVPEGNRPNDNAPTHRVYVGRAEIGAAWAKTSAESRDYLSVKLDDPSFTQPIFANLFDDEGGETFSLIWSRPRRSSND; this comes from the coding sequence ATGGCGAACATCGGCAGCTTCAAGAAGGTCGGCGAGGAATATCAGGGTTCGATCGTGACCCTCAGCGTCCAGGCCAAGGGCGTCCGGATCGTCCCGGAAGGCAATCGCCCGAACGACAATGCACCCACCCACCGGGTCTATGTCGGACGCGCGGAAATCGGCGCCGCTTGGGCCAAGACCTCGGCCGAGAGCCGCGACTATCTCTCGGTCAAACTCGACGATCCCAGCTTCACCCAGCCCATCTTCGCGAACCTCTTCGACGACGAGGGCGGTGAGACCTTCAGCCTGATCTGGTCGCGCCCGCGGCGCTCCAGCAACGACTGA
- the trbB gene encoding P-type conjugative transfer ATPase TrbB → MLRTALGSSIAAWLDDPEIVEVMLNPDGRLWVDRLGSGLADTGMIVPLADAERVIRLVAHHVGTEVHAQSPRVSAELPETGERFEGLLPPVVAAPAFAIRKPAVAVFTLDDYVASGIISPGQGEALRSAVADRDNILIAGGTGSGKTTLVNALLDEIAGTGDRIVLIEDTRELQCTSPNLVAMRTKAGVATLADLVRTALRLRPDRIPIGEVRGAEALDLLKAWGTGHPGGIGTIHAGTALGALRRLEQLIQEAVATVPRPLIAETIGLIAVLVRDGAGRRLAELARVEGLEASGGYRLHFLNDGEAR, encoded by the coding sequence ATGCTGCGAACGGCGCTCGGCAGCTCGATCGCCGCTTGGCTCGACGATCCGGAAATCGTCGAGGTCATGCTCAATCCCGATGGCCGGCTCTGGGTCGATCGGCTCGGTTCGGGCCTTGCCGATACCGGGATGATCGTGCCGCTGGCAGACGCCGAACGCGTCATCCGCCTCGTCGCCCATCATGTCGGTACCGAAGTCCATGCACAATCGCCGCGCGTCTCGGCGGAGCTTCCGGAAACCGGAGAACGTTTCGAGGGGCTGCTCCCGCCGGTCGTCGCGGCGCCGGCGTTCGCAATCCGCAAACCCGCCGTCGCCGTCTTCACGCTCGACGACTATGTCGCCTCGGGCATCATTTCGCCCGGGCAGGGCGAGGCACTCCGCAGCGCCGTCGCGGATCGCGACAACATCCTGATCGCTGGCGGCACCGGCTCCGGCAAGACAACATTGGTCAACGCGCTGCTAGACGAGATTGCCGGCACCGGCGACCGCATAGTGCTGATCGAGGACACGCGCGAGCTGCAATGTACCTCGCCCAACCTGGTCGCCATGCGAACCAAGGCGGGGGTGGCGACGCTTGCCGATCTGGTTCGCACCGCGCTGCGCCTGCGTCCAGACCGCATTCCGATCGGTGAGGTCCGCGGCGCCGAAGCGCTCGATCTCCTCAAGGCGTGGGGCACTGGCCATCCGGGCGGCATCGGCACCATTCACGCGGGCACGGCCCTCGGCGCACTGCGCCGGCTCGAGCAGCTGATTCAGGAAGCCGTCGCCACCGTCCCACGACCGCTGATCGCCGAAACCATCGGCCTGATCGCGGTGCTGGTGCGTGACGGTGCCGGCCGCCGCCTTGCCGAACTCGCCCGTGTCGAGGGCCTCGAGGCCTCCGGCGGATACCGCCTCCACTTCCTCAATGACGGAGAAGCCAGATGA
- a CDS encoding MarR family winged helix-turn-helix transcriptional regulator, giving the protein METSKGHSFANELSIMAVRLIRWLRAADTGSALSDPLTSAMAVIVHSGGIAPSALAELEQVRRPTITKVVDELVSRGLVRRERHATDGRATMVVATEEGLALWRAGQLRATAPLAERIEALDADELRRFEEALPLFARIMEPPAP; this is encoded by the coding sequence ATGGAAACTAGCAAGGGCCATTCTTTCGCAAACGAGCTGTCGATCATGGCGGTGCGTCTGATCCGGTGGCTACGGGCCGCGGACACCGGCTCGGCGCTTTCGGACCCGCTGACATCGGCGATGGCGGTGATTGTCCACTCAGGCGGAATCGCACCCTCCGCCCTGGCCGAACTGGAGCAGGTGCGCCGGCCGACGATCACCAAGGTTGTAGACGAGTTGGTCTCCCGCGGGCTCGTGCGACGGGAACGTCACGCGACCGACGGGCGCGCAACGATGGTGGTGGCGACCGAGGAGGGGTTGGCGCTTTGGCGCGCTGGACAGCTGCGCGCGACCGCGCCGCTCGCTGAGCGGATCGAGGCTCTCGACGCTGACGAGCTGCGGCGCTTCGAGGAGGCGCTGCCGCTGTTCGCGCGCATCATGGAGCCGCCAGCGCCGTGA
- a CDS encoding response regulator produces the protein MCHVLVIEDEPLIAEFVGDIAERAGATSVDFAMSEQEAMRAARHQVPDVILSDVNLREGGTGPRAVQAICAVAGAIPTIFITGTPEDCEPCGDAVAILAKPIQPELVMAAFARARHAA, from the coding sequence ATGTGTCACGTACTGGTTATCGAGGACGAGCCGCTGATCGCGGAGTTCGTGGGGGATATTGCCGAGCGGGCGGGTGCGACGTCGGTCGACTTCGCGATGAGTGAGCAGGAGGCGATGCGCGCGGCGCGGCACCAAGTCCCGGATGTGATCCTGTCGGACGTAAATCTGCGGGAAGGTGGAACCGGTCCCCGCGCAGTCCAGGCGATTTGTGCGGTCGCGGGCGCGATCCCGACCATCTTCATCACCGGCACGCCCGAGGATTGCGAACCCTGCGGTGACGCGGTCGCTATCCTAGCCAAGCCGATCCAGCCCGAGCTGGTCATGGCCGCCTTCGCGCGCGCCCGTCACGCAGCGTAG
- a CDS encoding CopG family transcriptional regulator, protein MSRLKVKHTFRLPPDLSAALADYAARKRVTQALVVETALATFLSGDTSEHLEAALSRRLDRINRQADRLAWHVELGNETLALFVRFWLRNNPPLPDAALAPAQAMGKERWQRFVETLNRRMAFGPRLRNEISEDVSADEAAKQR, encoded by the coding sequence GTGAGCCGGCTCAAGGTCAAGCACACGTTCCGGCTGCCCCCCGATCTTTCGGCGGCGCTCGCGGACTATGCTGCGCGCAAGCGCGTCACCCAGGCGCTGGTGGTCGAAACTGCGCTCGCCACGTTCCTGTCCGGCGACACCAGCGAGCATCTCGAAGCGGCGCTCAGCCGCCGCCTCGATCGCATCAACCGGCAGGCGGATCGGCTCGCCTGGCATGTCGAGCTGGGCAACGAGACATTGGCGCTGTTCGTGCGCTTCTGGCTACGGAACAACCCACCGCTACCCGACGCAGCGCTCGCCCCCGCTCAGGCCATGGGCAAGGAGCGATGGCAGCGATTTGTCGAAACGCTCAATCGCCGCATGGCGTTCGGACCGCGTCTGAGGAACGAGATTTCCGAGGATGTCAGCGCAGACGAAGCAGCGAAGCAGCGCTAG
- a CDS encoding TrbC/VirB2 family protein, whose protein sequence is MNASLSTARARAEVFTTCALAALIAGPAQASGSSMPWESPLQSILESIEGPVAKIVAVIIIITTGLTLAFGESSGGFRRLIQIVFGLSIAFAASSFFLSFFSFGGGALI, encoded by the coding sequence ATGAACGCCTCCCTATCCACCGCCCGCGCCCGTGCGGAGGTGTTCACGACCTGCGCGCTTGCGGCGCTCATCGCCGGTCCCGCACAAGCCTCGGGGTCCTCGATGCCGTGGGAGAGCCCGCTTCAGTCGATCCTCGAAAGCATTGAGGGGCCCGTCGCCAAGATCGTCGCCGTGATCATCATCATCACCACCGGCCTGACCCTCGCATTCGGCGAAAGTTCGGGCGGCTTCCGGCGGCTGATCCAGATCGTGTTCGGTCTCAGCATCGCCTTCGCCGCCAGCTCCTTCTTCCTCAGCTTCTTCAGCTTCGGCGGCGGAGCGCTGATTTAA
- a CDS encoding PAS domain S-box protein: protein MPSLTNLDRPMVSRSADPRLSSLDSYAVLDTHEEAAFDDVALLASQICETPIALISFVDADRQWFKARLGIDAEQTPLCDSVCAHAIGEPELLVVPDLLADERTTGSALVTGDPNIRFYAGAVLRSPEGEALGTLCVIDHQPRPGGLGERQRTGLLALARQVMAQLELRRTAAAERSLRAETAVDRARYEAVFNSAVDYAIVVMDPDGRITDWNEGATRILGWAPDEICGQDLSAFFTPEDRAAGVPLREMDDALALGRGIDERWHLRRSGERFWANGEMMPLRDAESRAIGFVKVLRDRTEARLIQEQLALKDERLQMALSASGSVGLWDWMVESDLLHGDDNFARLYGLDVEHTAAGLTMEEYQEHVVPEDIAPLRERIRGVFERGEDFLVEYRLAIPGQTLRWVECKGRMVADADGRPHRFSGTAVDVTARKTAEEQKHLLMQELSHRVKNTFAMVQAVVFQTMRGADPELMDKLQSRLAALSRAHEVLLQESWSATTITALLDRVLRREAEGDRVELDGPEFEVKPDAALSLSLLLHEMATNATKYGALSAEDGRVSVAWRLEDGCFRLCWDERGGPPAQPPTRKGFGSKLIAMGVCGARRVDLEYGVAGLSASFEAKTSFVVQEQPTGA from the coding sequence ATGCCCAGCCTGACGAACCTCGATCGCCCCATGGTTTCGCGCTCCGCCGATCCGCGGCTGTCGTCGCTCGACAGCTACGCCGTTCTCGACACGCATGAAGAGGCGGCGTTTGACGACGTCGCACTGCTGGCTTCGCAGATCTGCGAGACGCCGATCGCGCTGATCAGCTTTGTCGATGCCGACCGGCAGTGGTTCAAGGCGCGGCTCGGCATCGATGCAGAACAGACGCCGTTGTGCGACAGCGTGTGCGCACACGCGATCGGCGAGCCCGAACTGCTGGTAGTGCCCGATCTCCTGGCAGACGAGCGGACCACGGGCAGCGCTCTGGTGACGGGTGATCCCAACATCCGCTTCTACGCCGGTGCGGTGCTCCGTTCTCCGGAAGGGGAGGCGCTCGGCACCCTGTGTGTCATCGACCACCAGCCCCGTCCGGGCGGCCTGGGCGAGCGCCAGCGCACCGGACTCCTCGCGCTGGCTAGGCAGGTCATGGCGCAGCTCGAGCTGCGCCGGACCGCGGCGGCGGAGCGTAGTCTTCGAGCCGAGACGGCAGTTGACAGGGCGCGCTACGAAGCCGTGTTCAATAGCGCCGTGGACTACGCCATCGTGGTCATGGACCCGGACGGGCGCATCACGGACTGGAACGAGGGCGCCACCCGCATCCTGGGCTGGGCCCCCGACGAGATCTGCGGCCAGGACCTCTCCGCCTTCTTCACGCCGGAGGACCGCGCGGCCGGCGTCCCGCTACGCGAGATGGACGATGCGCTGGCACTCGGCCGCGGCATTGACGAGCGCTGGCACCTGCGCCGCTCTGGCGAGCGCTTCTGGGCCAATGGCGAGATGATGCCGCTGCGGGACGCGGAAAGCCGCGCCATCGGCTTCGTCAAGGTGCTGCGCGACCGGACGGAGGCACGCCTGATACAGGAGCAGCTAGCGCTCAAGGACGAGCGGCTGCAGATGGCGCTGTCGGCGTCCGGGTCGGTGGGTCTGTGGGACTGGATGGTCGAGAGCGACCTGCTGCACGGCGACGACAACTTCGCGCGGCTCTACGGGCTCGACGTCGAGCATACAGCTGCCGGGCTTACGATGGAGGAATACCAGGAGCACGTCGTTCCCGAAGACATAGCGCCGCTGCGTGAGCGCATACGCGGCGTGTTCGAGCGCGGTGAGGACTTTCTGGTCGAGTACCGGCTCGCCATCCCCGGCCAAACGCTGCGCTGGGTGGAGTGCAAGGGCCGCATGGTCGCCGACGCAGACGGGCGGCCGCACCGCTTTTCGGGCACCGCCGTGGACGTCACCGCGCGCAAAACCGCGGAGGAGCAAAAGCACTTACTGATGCAGGAGCTGTCGCATCGGGTGAAGAACACCTTCGCCATGGTGCAGGCGGTGGTGTTCCAGACCATGCGTGGCGCTGATCCTGAACTCATGGACAAGCTCCAGAGCCGGCTCGCGGCGCTCAGCCGCGCGCACGAGGTGCTGCTCCAGGAGAGCTGGTCCGCCACCACCATCACCGCCCTGCTCGATCGCGTGCTGCGTAGGGAAGCCGAGGGCGACCGGGTGGAGCTGGACGGGCCGGAGTTCGAGGTGAAGCCGGACGCGGCGCTATCGCTCTCGCTGCTGCTTCACGAGATGGCGACCAACGCCACCAAGTACGGAGCGCTCTCGGCAGAGGACGGCCGGGTCAGCGTGGCGTGGCGGCTGGAGGACGGATGCTTTCGGCTTTGCTGGGACGAGCGCGGCGGTCCGCCCGCGCAGCCGCCGACGCGCAAGGGCTTTGGCTCCAAGCTGATCGCCATGGGCGTTTGCGGCGCCCGCAGGGTGGATCTGGAGTACGGCGTTGCCGGCCTCAGCGCCTCCTTCGAGGCCAAGACCTCGTTCGTCGTTCAGGAACAGCCCACCGGCGCCTAA